AGATGTAACCTCCGATGATTCCAAGTAAAACTGGTATGATACTGAAGAACCCTCTCCCGAATATGGAGCAAATGATTGTAATTGCTAATGTTACTAATGCTACTGAAAAGTGTGTAAAGCTATATTTGCCATCCGCACCATTCATCGCCATGTTAACTGCTGTATGTGCTAAAGCTAGCCCGATTACCATTACTACTGGACCAACTACGATTGGTGGTAGTAATTTCATAATCCACTTTGATCCTGATTTCTTAATTCCGAGTGAGATTAAGATGTATACAAGTCCTGCTAGCAAACCACCAAGCATTGCTGCTCCGGGTCCCCCTGCCGTTTTCGCTGTTATAATCGGTGCGATAAAGGCGAATGATGATCCAAGATAGGCAGGTACTTGACCTTTCGTTATAAGAAGAAACGCTAACGTTCCTAATCCACTTGATATTAATGCTACTGACGGATTCAATCCTGTTAAAAACGGAACAAGCACTGTTGATCCAAACATCGCGAACAAATGTTGTATACTTAAAAATAACCATTTTCCCGGTTTCGGTACTTCATTAACGTCTAACACTGGCTTTTGTTCCATTGTTACATCCTCCTTCAGTTTAAATCTTTGCAATAAAAAAACTCTTTGTGCCTGTGCACAAAGAGTCCTACACTTTCGTATGCCAAATTTGACATATGAAAGCCAAGACCCTTTGGCAGCCTCACAGGACTACATTTAAAAGGGCTTTACTTATCGTATATGCTTACTCGATCTTGTTGATCTGTCTCTTGCAAATCAACTTCGATACGCTCTTCACTTGATGTTGGAATGTTCTTTCCTACATAATCAGCGCGAATTGGTAGTTCACGATGACCTCTATCAACAAGAACCGCTAGTTGGATTTGTGATGGTCTCCCTAAATCCATAAGAGCATCCATTGCTGCTCGAACAGTTCTGCCTGTATATAATACATCATCCACAAGGATAACTTTTTTCTTCGTAATATCTACAGGGATATCAGAACCTTTTACAAGTGGTTCTTTATTTTTCGATTGTAGTGTTAAATCATCTCGATATAACGTAATGTCTAACTCTCCAACTTCCATTTCTTTTCCTTCAATTTGACCAATTCGTTCTGCCAAACGTTGTGCAATAAAAATTCCACGAGTTTTAATTCCGACAAGAACACAATTATCGACACCTTTATTTCGTTCCACGATTTCATGACTAATTCGTGTTAAAGCGCGGCGAATCATTTGGTCATCTAAAACGACAGCTTTCTCTTGCATGCTCTACACCTCCAAGCTTTTTTCTTGCGTGAGAGTAATGGTATAAAAAAAGTCCTCTCAGCGTGTGCGAGAGGACTTTTGAAAAAGGGTACAGCATACCCTATGTATTTCAAACCGTTACCTTCTCAACCTCACGGGGCTGTGTTAAAGGATCATTATTTAACTGTTGTCAGTATCTCAGTTTTCTTATGATTTGTCAATACTATTTTCGTAAAATATTTAATGCGTCTTCAAACACTTCTGGAATCGGTGCCTCAAACTGAATATATTCACCAGTACGAGGATGGTCAAATCCTAAAATGCCTGCGTGAAGTGCTTGTCCATTCATATCTAATGTTTTCTTTGGTCCATACTTTGGATCTCCTGCAAGTGGATAGCCAATATATTTCATATGAACACGAATTTGGTGTGTACGCCCTGTTTCTAAGCGACATTCTACAAGTGTGAAATCTTTGAATCGCTCTAACACTTGGAAATGCGTAACAGCATGCTTACCATTTTCATCAACCGTCATACTTTGACGTTCTTTCTTATCACGAGCAATCGGAGCATCAATTGTTCCCTTATCATGCGGAATAACACCGTGTACAATCGCTTTGTAACGTCTTGTTACTGTTTTTGCTACAAGTTGATTTACAAGTGATTCGTGTGCCATATCATTTTTAGCAACCATTAATAGGCCTGATGTATCCTTATCAATACGATGCACGATACCTGGACGCATTACACCGTTAATACCCGATAAGTCTGTACAATGGTGCATAAGACCGTTCACAAGCGTTCCACTTGTATGACCTGGTGCTGGATGTACAACCATACCACGCGGCTTATTAACAACGAGTACATCTGCATCTTCATAATAAATCTCTAAATTCATATCTTCTGGTTGAATATCTAACTCTTCTGGCTCAGGAATCGTCACTGTAATTTCATCATTTTCTCTAACTTTATAATTCCCTTTTACCGCTTTTCCATTAACTGTTACAACGTCATCTTTAATCCATTGCTGTACTTGTGTACGTGACCATTCATTATTTATTCCTGCAACGAATTTATCAATTCGCTCATTTTTTTGTTCTTCTGCAACTGTTACTTGTACTACTTCACTCATTCAATTACTCCTTCGTTTTCTTGCCTTCTAATAATGTTTGAATAATAATTAATACAACACCAATACATAATGCTGAATCGGCTATATTGAATACTGGATAGTTGTACGAGAAAATATACACGTGAATGAAATCCACTACTTCTTGTCTAAATACACGATCAATAAAATTGCCAATTGCTCCGCCTAAAATTAGACCTAATGAAATTCCTAGAAGCTTGTCTGTTTTCGCATATTTTTTCATATAAAATACGATAAATACTACAAAAACGACTGTAATAATGTAGAAGAACCACATTTTATTTTCTAAAATGCCCCAGGCAGCTCCTCTATTTCGATGTGATGTTATGTATAATACATTATCGATAATCGGAATGCTCGTACCCAATTCCATGTTCTTTACAATTAGCCATTTCGATATTTGATCGATGGCAATGACAAATAACGCTATTACATAATATATCATTTTCATTTCCCCCACAAAGACAGTGTACCTCAAAATTTTAGCATAGCTGCAACCTTTTCACAATGAACCTTTATAGAAGAATAAAATAAATTAAAAAAAGGTAATATAATATCGTTGTGCACATTCATACATTTACTTTTTCATAGAAAAATTCATGAATGGTACGGGCAGTCGGCATCGTTTTCATTTGTTTTACCGAAATTACTCTCCCTGTGTCTTCACAAATACCATACATATCTATTTCCATTTTAAATAATGCACGTTCTACATCTTTTAAATCCTCTTTTATATCATGTAACAAAAGTTTTTTCTTTATCTCTTCCTCCATTTCATATCCAAGCTCTTCGCTAAACTCTGTATCATATTTGTGCATGACCTCTTTAGCTAGCCTCTCTTGTAACTCTTTTCGCATCAATTGCAATTCTTCTTTGATTTCCATATACATTTCATTCACGTGTACATTCCTCCCAGTTGCAATGTACGATTAGTGTGTCCGAAATTTATATGCTTACCTCTCACACATTTTTCCTTCATAGGAAAGAGAGTGAAAGTTATTTCAATATACTGTTAACAAAAAAATGACTGCACTTTACGTGCAGTCATCCCTTATTATTTTACATAATTTTCTTTAACAACCGTTGCACAACGCTCACATAATGTTTCATGCTCAGCGTCTTTACCAATTGTTTCTGAAACTACCCAACAACGTTCACATGTTTCACCAGTTGCTTGAGCAACAACAACCGCTGTATGTTCATACTTCGGTGCATCTGCTGGCGCTTCTTCCATCATGCCACCAAGTTTGTACTCAGAAACGATGAATAATTGCTTTAAGTCTTCGTTAATAGACTCTAACATAGCTTTCATTTCTGCAGTTGGATATAGCGTAATGCTTGCATTTAATGACTTACCGATTACCTTCTCATTACGGGCTACTTCTAACGCTTTTAATACGTCATCACGCAATGTCATAAATGCATCCCATTTTGTTTTTAATGCTTCCGCATCATCTAATTGTACAGCTTCTGGCATATCAGTTAATTGTACACTTTCTTCTGTTACGCCTGGAATGTATGGCCATACTTCATCAGCTGTATGCGGTAAGATTGGTGTTACAAGTTTCGTCAATGCAACAAGAACATCATATAATACTGTTTGGATTGCACGACGATCTTCATGGTTCGCACCTTCAATGTATAAAATGTCTTTTGCAAAGTCTAAGTAGAATGAACTTAAATCAATTGTACAGAAGTTATGAATTGCATGATATACAGCAGCGAAGTCGTATGTCTCATATGCTTCTTTTACTTTTGTAATTAAGTCATTTAATTTCACTAACATGTAACGATCTACTTCACGAAGTTCAGCTACAGCTACTGTATTTTCACTTGGCTTAAAGTCGTCTAAGTTTCCTAATAAGAAACGGAATGTGTTACGGATTTTACGATATACTTCTGCAACTTGTTTTAAAATATCATCTGAAATACGTACGTCAGATTGATAGTCAACAGAAGATACCCATAAGCGTAAAATATCTCCGCCTAATTGATCCATAATTTTCTTCGGTACGACGATATTTCCAATCGACTTACTCATTTTACGTCCTTCACCATCTAATACGAAGCCATGGCTTAGTACACCTTTATATGGAGCTTTGCCTGTTACAGCAACTGCTGTTGATAATGAAGAGTTAAACCAACCACGATATTGGTCAGATCCTTCTAAATATAAATCAGCTGGACGTTGTAAGTCATCGCGCTCTTCTAATACCGCTTGGTGAGAAGAACCTGAGTCGAACCATACATCCATGATGTCTGTTTCTTTACGGAATTCACCATTCGGGCTACCTGGATGTGTGAATCCTTCTGGTAATAGATCTTTCGCTTCACGCTCGAACCATACGTTAGAACCGTGCTCACGGAATAAATCTGCTACATGGTTAATTGTTTCATCTGTAATAATTGGATCACCATTCTCAGCATAGAATACAGGAATTGGCACACCCCATGCACGCTGACGAGAAATACACCAGTCACCACGGTCACGAACCATGTTATGAAGACGAGTTTCTCCCCATGCTGGTACCCATTTTGTTTCCGCAACAGCTTCTAATAACTCTTTACGGAATGCTTCAATAGATGCAAACCACTGTGCTGTCGCACGGAAAATAATTGGTTTTTTCGTTCTCCAATCATGTGGATATGAATGGGTAATGAATGTTAGTTTCAGTAACGCGCCTACTTCTTCTAATTTTTCTGTAATTGGCTTGTTAGCTTTATCATAGAATAAGCCTTCAAATCCAGGTGCTTCCTCTGTTAATACACCTTTATCATCAACTGGGCAAAGTACTTCTAATCCATACTTTTTACCAACAATGAAGTCATCTTCCCCGTGTCCTGGTGCTGTATGAACACAACCTGTACCTGCATCTGTTGTTACGTGATCTCCTAGCATAACTAATGAATCACGATCATAGAATGGATGTTTTGCAACTGTATACTCAAGTTCGCTACCTTTTACCGTTTTCACAACTTCAGCATTTTCCCACTCTAACGTTTTTGCAACTGTCTCAAATAGTTCAGAAGCAATAATATATTTTTCATCATTTACTTTTACAATAGCGTATTCAAGTTCTGGATGAACAGAAATACCTAAGTTTGCAGGTAACGTCCAAGGTGTTGTTGTCCAGATAATGTATTTCTCATCACCTTCTAATACGTTCTTTCCATCTTTAACAGAGAATGCTACGTAAATAGATGCTGATTTCTTATCTTGGTATTCAATTTCAGCTTCCGCTAAAGCTGATTCACTCGTTGGTGACCAGTAAACTGGTTTTTGTCCTTTATAGATATAACCTTTTTTCGCCATATCACCAAACACTTTAATTTGTTGTGCTTCATAAGCTGGCTCTAAAGTAATGTACGGGTTATCCCAATCAGCACGTACACCTAAACGCTTAAATTGTTCACGTTGACGTTCTACTTGTTCATATGCATACTCTGCACATAACTTACGGAACTCAGCAACTGTCATTTCTTTACGCTTTACACCTTTATTTGTTAAAGCTTGTTCAATTGGTAAACCGTGCGTATCCCAACCTGGGACATATGGTGCACAGAAACCAGTCATTGATTTATAACGAACGATAAAGTCTTTTAATACTTTATTTAATGCATGTCCCATATGAATGTCGCCATTCGCATATGGAGGTCCATCATGCAGTACAAATAAAGGACGACCTTTCGTATGTTCTTGTACCGTTTCATAAATATTCATTTCCGCCCACTTTTCTTGCATTGCAGGCTCACGTTTTGGTAAATTCCCACGCATTGGGAACTCTGTTTTTGGCATTAGTAATGTATTTTTGTACTCCATGCTCAATTCCTCCTTACATGTATAAAAGAAAGACCTAAAAAACGGAATAAAAAAGAGACTTTCTCATCCCAAAAAGGGACGAGAAAGTCTCCCGCGGTACCACCCTAGTAGATCCTATACGTATGTATACAACCCTCTTTATATTCTTAACGCGAATATACGCCTACGCTTACTCTATTTGTTCAGCGCGGAACTCCAGGGTGATATTCCCATTATCTCCTTATCCTGAGCTTACACCATCCTCAGTTCGCTATATAAGGTATGAAAAAGGTACTTATCCCTATCTTCGTTTTTCTTAATAAATATGTTGTTTAAAATTATATGTAATAATGAGAAAAACGTCAAGCTTACACTGTTTCTTCTTTTTTCAACAGCTCATCTACTTCGTCTTCTAACTCAATTAGTTTATCCCAATCATCGTTGTTTAACATTTCAAGCTGTGTTTCTAATAACATACGGAAACGAGTGCGGAATACTTTCGCTTGTTTCTTTAGCTCTTCAATATCGAAAGCAACTTTTCTTGATTTTACTAACGCTTCATTAATAATACGGTCTGCATTCTTTTCAGCTTCACGTACGATTAATTTTGCTTCTTTTTGCGCATTACGTTTTACTTCTTCCGCTGCTTCTTGTGCAACAACGATAGATTTGTTTAACGTATCTTCAATATTAGAGAAATGATCTAATTTCCCTTCTAATTGCGCAACTTTTTCTTCTAAAGCTTTTTTCTCACGAATGACTAATTCATAATCTTTGATAATTTGATCAAGAAACTCATTTACTTGATCCTCATCATAGCCACGGAATCCGCGACCAAATTCTTTGTTATGAATATCTAATGGTGTTAACGGCACAACGCCACCTCCAAGTAGTTATCTAAATTTCCTCTTTCAATTATATCTTTTCTTCGACAAAATAGGAGGATTTCCTTCTAAAAAACCAATCATTTTAGTATACCATACAAAATTCTCCATTTGTCGCGCTTTGTTCTACCTTCTACAGAAAACAATTTACTTCTTCCATACCCTCTCACTGAAAAAACATCTCCTGGATAACATTCATAAGAGGTTTGCTCCACTGTTTTCCAATTGACTTTTACTAAACCATTTTTTATGAAAGGTTGTACTTTTTGTCTAGATATATGTAACATTTCAGCTAACATAACATCTAAACGAAGTGAAGAAACCGTTCCAGATTTCTCTCCCCATGTTTCTTGTATCTGTAGAATTTTTTCTCCTTTCACTGGTGATAAGGAGACTTTCACTTTCCCTATAGATTGTAAGTTCATCTCAATATAAGATACAACTTCTTTTGCGACTACAATTTGGGCACGATCTTCTTGAAGCAAAATATCACCACATTTTTCTCTCGTTAAACCGAGAGACATAAATGTACCTAATATTTGCCTATGCTCTAGCGTATAAAACTTGGAAGGATAGTCAATTTCCAATCCTTCTACTTGAAATTCCTCTTCATTTACTACTAGATAATCCGGATAAATGAGTGCTCTTTTACGCTCTGCACGAGACGTTGCACCATCAAACTGTACAGCAATATCCCCTTGTCCTATTACCATAGTGACAATTTGTTGTTGTCTTGGATCAAGAAAGTCTGTTAACTTCACTTGATGGTACTCAGCCGCCTGTTTCCACTCTAATACTTTATCCACAAAGACTACTTCATCAGGTCTAAAATGCTCGTAGATGCTCATTCATCTAACCTCTTACTATAAGAAATAGCCAAATAAAGTTACTAAACCACTTGTAGCAAGTTTCAACGCAAAAATCGCAACGAGTGGTGAGATGTCAATCATACCAAGCGGCGGGATAAATCTGCGAAATGGTTCTAAATACGGTTCACAAATACGCGCAAGAAAATCTCCGAAAGTTGATTCCTTTGCACCTGGGAACCATGATAGGAGAATGTAAATAATAAGTGCCCACGAGTATATCTCGATAGCAGTAACTAAAAGCCTTAAAACTGTTTCCATGGCGTATTACCACCTCTTTATATTTGTGTCGTCTTCTTCACCGAATAACTCTGAAATTGCACCAACAATATCTACATTTTCAGGCGTACACATAAATGTTTTCGGTCCTATTTTTTGAATGTCCCCGCCTATAGCGTATACAGTACCACTTAAAAAGTCAACGATACGTACAGCTTGATCAGTAGACATTCGTTGTAAATTAATTACAACAGCTCGTCTACCTTTTAAATGGTCCGCAATTCCTTGCGCTTCTGAATATGTGCGTGGTTCTAATAAAACAACTTTTGAAGATTGCTTTGCTGTTTCAATGCTCACAACATTTTGTTTCGGTTGCGCTTTTGGAAACGTAACATCTTGTTGTTCTGGCGGATCTTGCTGCTTCTTCATGTCTGTTTGCTCCTTTTCATAACTATATTGAGCTGCTTCTTTTTCTTCAGGTGTATCAAAAAAGAAGTATTTTACTTTTGACCAACTCATAATAAGATTCTCCTTCCTTTTACGCTTTTCCTACTAAAATCGTCCCCAAACGAATATATGTAGCACCTTCTTCAATTGCAATCGTGTAATCATTAGACATTCCCATTGATAATTCTTTGCATGGTGCATGTAATAATTCTAGCCCCTGCACCTCTTTTTGTAGCATACGTAACTCCTTAAAACAGCGTCTAATTTCTTCCTCTTCTTCTGTAAACGGAGCCATTGTCATTAATCCTACCACTTCAATCTTATCCAATTCTTGCAAACTTTGAATAAAAGAAACTGTTTCTTCTATTGCCAATCCTTGCTTGGATTCTTCAGATGATGTTTTCACTTGAATAAAACATTTCACCTTCTTATTCGCACGTTTTTGAATTTCTTTTGCAAGTGAAAGACGATCTAATGAATGTAAATAATCGATTTCATTAATAATTTCTTTTACTTTTCTCGTTTGTAATGATCCAATAAAATGCCAATTCACTTTTGAACCGAAATGTTCGTACTTCTGTAAGAAACCTTCATTTCTATTTTCACCTAAATCGATAATTCCAGCTTCAATTACTTCGTTTGTTTTTTCAATTCCTACCGTTTTTGTAACCGCAACGAGTTTAATATCTTGCAAAGAACGTCCCGCTCGCGCGCAAGATTGTTTAATTGCTTCGTTTACAGTTGTTAAATTTGTTTGTACTGTCACTTGCTTTCATCCTCCTTAAAACCTATGAAACTCAACATTCTCCCTGTCTTACCTTGATCACGACGATGAGAGAAAAACAGTTGTTCTTCACAGCTTGTACAAAGAGATGACATTACAATATTCTCTTCTTTTATGCCTGTTTGTACACATAATATACGATTAATTTCTTTTAAATCAATTGCGTACTGTCCGTCAGAAACTTTTTTATAAGGAACAGAACCGTTTACTACTTGCTCTGCTGCTGTTAACACTCGATCATCAACAACGTAACAACAAGATCCAATTGCTGGTCCAATTGCAACATGAATTTCATCACTTGAAATCCCTTCTGCATTCCATTTTTGAATCATTTCCTTTGCAATCTCTTTTACAGTCCCTTTCCATCCAGCATGCGCAAGTCCTATCATATCATGTGATGGCGCATAAAAATAGAGTGGAACACAATCCGCGTAACAAGATGTTAAAAGAACATCATTATTAGTCGTATAAATGCCATCTGTTTTTGAAATGCCGTCTTCATATGAATAAACGCCACTTCCTTTTTCCTGTTGTCCTACTTTTTCAACATGATGATCATGAACTTGTTCAGAGCAAATCCAATTTTCTAATGGTTTTTGTAACTTATTTGCTAAAATGCGTCTATTTTCATGAACGTTCTCGGCAATATCATTCACATGTAATCCTAAATTCATCGCATGAAAGGAGCCCGTACTTACCCCACCATCTTTCGTCGTAAATCCAGCAGTAATGTTTCCAAGTTCTTTCCACGCTTGTAAATACAGTATACCGTCCACATATTTAAATGGTTCTCTCATAAGGCTGCTCCTTTTAATTAAAATAACATAAAAAAGCATGGTACTTCCTGTCTATTTTACCATACTTTTATTTTTTCATAATCCTAACAGAAAAAAAGAGGAATTTGTAATATTCTTTATGAAATTGTCGGTGTTTGTATTGATTCTGTTACAGAATTAACAGGATTTACTCTAACAAGTATGACATCTTCCCCAATTTTCACAATTCCCTTCCAAGGAATTACAATTTCTATGTCTTTTCCAAAAATCCCTAACGTACGTGTCTGTTTAGAAATAATAATAGACTCAATTTTCCCTGTGTTCATATCGATTTCGATATCTCCAATATTTCCAAGCCTTTTTCCATCTGAAACATTTATTATATCTTTCATCTGTAACTCCGAAATTCGTATCACTTTCATCCTCTCCCTTATATATGACGAATTTTAAAAAATACTATTTCTTAAATTAACAGGAAGCACCCTCTTGCCAATCCCATATTGTTTTCATTATATGAACACAGCTACTCTACTATGAGCGTAAACAAACTATATGACATATAAAAAGGTTTCACCATAAATGGTGAAACCTTATCCTTGAATTGTCTTATTCATTTGTTTAATAGCTGATTTCTCTAAACGTGACACTTGTGCTTGAGAAATCCCAATTTCTTCTGCAACTTCCATTTGTGTTTTCCCTTGGAAGAAACGTTTGCGAATAATCATTTTCTCACGATCATTTAAACGCTTCATTCCTTCTTTTAGTGCTAGCTCTTCAACCCACTGCTCGTCCTTTTGTTTTTCATCACTTAACTGATCCATAACAAAGATAGGATCTCCCCCATCGTTATAAATCGGTTCAAATAATGAAACTGGATCTTGAATTGCATCTAAAGCAAAAACGATTTCTTCATGAGTCACTTCAAGCACTTTTGCAATATCCATTGCTGTTGGTTCTTTTGAATTTTCTGCAATCAACTTTTCTCTCACTTGTAACGCTTTATACGCAATATCTCGTAATGAGCGAGATACGCGAATCGGATTGTTATCACGCAAATATCTGCGTATTTCCCCAATAATCATCGGCACAGCATACGTTGAAAATTTTACATTTTGGCCTAAATCAAAATTATCAATGGATTTCATAAGTCCGATACAACCAACTTGAAATAAATCGTCAACATATTCTCCTCTGTTATTAAATCTTTGGATGACGCTCAGTACAAGACGTAAGTTTCCATTCACTAATTTCTCTCTTGCGCTTATCTCTCCACTTTGCATTTCACGAAATAATTTACGCATTTCATCATTTTTTAGTACGGGAAGTTTAGCTGTATCAACACCGCAAATTTCTACTTTGTTTCTCGTCAAAGTGTTCCCTCCTATCGGGAGTTGCTGTACAGTGTAAAGTATTTCCTTTGAAGGGGATTTTATACATGCGGTTTTCTCTTCATTCTTCATTTTCGTTGTCTCTCCTCATACAACGAAAGAGAATAAGACCAGCCTACATAACGGCTGGTCTTATTCTTTACACCATTTTATTAAATTCTTTTCGTAATCTTTTTATGATTCTTTTTTCCAAACGCGAAATGTATGACTGTGAAATCCCAAGCATATCCGCCACATCTTTTTGCGTCTTTTCCTCTCCTCCAGCGAGCCCAAACCGAAGTTCCATAATTTGTTTTTCACGATCATTCAATTGATGTAATGCTTTCATTAGAAGATGACGATCAACAGTAGCTTCTAAATCTTTTGTAATAATATCATCGTCTGTCCCTAATACATCTGATAATAAAAGTTCATTCCCGTCCCAATCGATGTTAAGTGGTTCATCAAAAGAAACTTCTGAACGATTTTTATTATTGCGGCGTAAATGCATTAAGATTTCATTTTCGATACAACGTGAGGCATATGTTGCTAATTTTATTTTCTTTTCTGGATTAAATGTATTTACCGCTTTAATAAGCCCGATTGTTCCAATGCTAATCAAATCTTCAATATTTATCCCTGTATTTTCAAACTTTCTTGCTATATATACGACTAGCCGTAAATTGCGTTCAATTAATAACGACCTTGCCGCCTGATCTCCTTTTGGCAATTTATTTAATAAAACTTCCTCTTCTTCTTTCGTTAACGGCGGTGGTAACGCTTCACTTCCACCAATGTAATAAATTTCATCGGTCTTAATTCCTAATTTCAACAATACTTTATACCAAAGGTATACTAAATAAAATTTTAATTTCATCATATTATCCCGCCTCCCATTATTAAGCAATTACCATTTTTTGCGAAATCAACATTTTTGGATGCACAATACATTGATACTCTCCATTGGTTGACAACTGTTGTGTATTTAATCCAATCAATACTTTATTCACGACAATAGAACTACCTTCATGATAAATTTGTACACTTTCTGGCTTAATTGCCCATAAAAATTGATTCTCTACTCCTACTGCTCGAAAAGGAATTAAGCGTAATTTTGTCGCCCACCCAGAATCATTTTCTGGTATTTGAGGAATCTCTGTTTTGGAATAAATTTGTTCTGTTAACCAAGCTGGCAAACAATGTTCTAATGATGAAATATGCATAATCATAACAGGTGTTTTCGTTAACGGGTCGTAAAGTTGATTCCCACTATCAATTAAACCTGCGAGTTCTAGCTCCTCTTCAGCTAATTGAATTTTCAATTTCACAATTTGATCATAGTGTATTTTTGTAACCTCTACGCTTTCAATACGCTTTTTAGAAAAATAATAAATGACTGGAAAACCAAAAATAACGAACAACCAACTAATTGGGTCACCGTAAGAAATTGATTGAGATTGAACCAACCCATTTACCATTTCATTCGTTTGCAAAAAGAAATGAGTGCCCATTAATCCTCCGCCAACCATAAAGGTTACAAAGTAAAAAGTAAAAACAGTTTGTGTATAATTTCTAAATGTTGTAAACCCAAATGCTGTATACACGATAAGTAACGAGTACAGTAGTTTCATAATCGGATGTGTCATCATAGAAGCAAAAGGAGTAAAGGCAAAAATAACAATGGTTGAACCTATAAATGCCCCTAACACAAGCCTCCATCTTTTGATCTTCTTTTTTAACACGGTAGCTGTTAATAAAAGTAAAAGAAAATCAATGCAGGCGTTTAACAACCAAACAACGTCGGCGTAAACAACCAAACAATTCACCTCTTTTTTTAAGTTGAGACTAGTATAATGCATATCCAATAGGAAAGTGTGTCAATTTGCGGAGGTGTTTTTTTGTTATTTTGTGCTTTCTAGACATAATCTGTCGGTAAAAAATAAAAGTATATGTTTCATAGAATGCTATATTTTTTTACTTACATATAAAGTGACACTTTAATCACCACGTACCAATCGGGCTGTCCGGCAAAGAGCGGGATAGATTGAAATATATAAAATAAAAAAGACCTGCTTAGCAGATCTTTTCCTTGTATAAAACAAAAAAGGAGCATGAATGCTCCTTTTCTTTTATCGTCTACGGCGATTACGTAAGAATGCTGGAATATCGATATCATCTGAATCTGAATCTGAATGACGCTCATGTACAACCGGCTCTTCACGCTTCATTTCACGTTTTACTTCACGTTGTTTTGGTGGTTGCGCTACTGGC
This genomic window from Bacillus anthracis str. Vollum contains:
- a CDS encoding RNA-binding protein, which translates into the protein MSIYEHFRPDEVVFVDKVLEWKQAAEYHQVKLTDFLDPRQQQIVTMVIGQGDIAVQFDGATSRAERKRALIYPDYLVVNEEEFQVEGLEIDYPSKFYTLEHRQILGTFMSLGLTREKCGDILLQEDRAQIVVAKEVVSYIEMNLQSIGKVKVSLSPVKGEKILQIQETWGEKSGTVSSLRLDVMLAEMLHISRQKVQPFIKNGLVKVNWKTVEQTSYECYPGDVFSVRGYGRSKLFSVEGRTKRDKWRILYGILK
- a CDS encoding YggT family protein yields the protein METVLRLLVTAIEIYSWALIIYILLSWFPGAKESTFGDFLARICEPYLEPFRRFIPPLGMIDISPLVAIFALKLATSGLVTLFGYFL
- a CDS encoding cell division protein SepF gives rise to the protein MSWSKVKYFFFDTPEEKEAAQYSYEKEQTDMKKQQDPPEQQDVTFPKAQPKQNVVSIETAKQSSKVVLLEPRTYSEAQGIADHLKGRRAVVINLQRMSTDQAVRIVDFLSGTVYAIGGDIQKIGPKTFMCTPENVDIVGAISELFGEEDDTNIKRW
- a CDS encoding YggS family pyridoxal phosphate-dependent enzyme, with protein sequence MTVQTNLTTVNEAIKQSCARAGRSLQDIKLVAVTKTVGIEKTNEVIEAGIIDLGENRNEGFLQKYEHFGSKVNWHFIGSLQTRKVKEIINEIDYLHSLDRLSLAKEIQKRANKKVKCFIQVKTSSEESKQGLAIEETVSFIQSLQELDKIEVVGLMTMAPFTEEEEEIRRCFKELRMLQKEVQGLELLHAPCKELSMGMSNDYTIAIEEGATYIRLGTILVGKA
- the pgeF gene encoding peptidoglycan editing factor PgeF, producing the protein MREPFKYVDGILYLQAWKELGNITAGFTTKDGGVSTGSFHAMNLGLHVNDIAENVHENRRILANKLQKPLENWICSEQVHDHHVEKVGQQEKGSGVYSYEDGISKTDGIYTTNNDVLLTSCYADCVPLYFYAPSHDMIGLAHAGWKGTVKEIAKEMIQKWNAEGISSDEIHVAIGPAIGSCCYVVDDRVLTAAEQVVNGSVPYKKVSDGQYAIDLKEINRILCVQTGIKEENIVMSSLCTSCEEQLFFSHRRDQGKTGRMLSFIGFKEDESK
- a CDS encoding YlmC/YmxH family sporulation protein codes for the protein MKVIRISELQMKDIINVSDGKRLGNIGDIEIDMNTGKIESIIISKQTRTLGIFGKDIEIVIPWKGIVKIGEDVILVRVNPVNSVTESIQTPTIS
- the sigG gene encoding RNA polymerase sporulation sigma factor SigG, with translation MTRNKVEICGVDTAKLPVLKNDEMRKLFREMQSGEISAREKLVNGNLRLVLSVIQRFNNRGEYVDDLFQVGCIGLMKSIDNFDLGQNVKFSTYAVPMIIGEIRRYLRDNNPIRVSRSLRDIAYKALQVREKLIAENSKEPTAMDIAKVLEVTHEEIVFALDAIQDPVSLFEPIYNDGGDPIFVMDQLSDEKQKDEQWVEELALKEGMKRLNDREKMIIRKRFFQGKTQMEVAEEIGISQAQVSRLEKSAIKQMNKTIQG
- the sigE gene encoding RNA polymerase sporulation sigma factor SigE, encoding MMKLKFYLVYLWYKVLLKLGIKTDEIYYIGGSEALPPPLTKEEEEVLLNKLPKGDQAARSLLIERNLRLVVYIARKFENTGINIEDLISIGTIGLIKAVNTFNPEKKIKLATYASRCIENEILMHLRRNNKNRSEVSFDEPLNIDWDGNELLLSDVLGTDDDIITKDLEATVDRHLLMKALHQLNDREKQIMELRFGLAGGEEKTQKDVADMLGISQSYISRLEKRIIKRLRKEFNKMV